One stretch of Natronoarchaeum philippinense DNA includes these proteins:
- a CDS encoding FAD-dependent oxidoreductase: MIGVVGGGIAGLVAARELRERGREVQVFEAGNALGGLAATTPTAGDPVGRVPLTLSADDDAVADLADELGIADRLKSRDIRRGQYVDGVAHSRTRLSEKLAFPRLSLQDKLFERLLAGGVSLGPVGPPTDALDAPETYDDVPALAFVDDHATASVREQVVEPHLRAAFGERAEVISAAWLLGDLARRRADSNRSTDSIVYPEGGFATLGDALIAGVGRENVSLGARVVGLETTGGDDAAAPAASDGEGDETGFVWNDGDAEADGGDATVEAVDATATESDQRVERLLVERDGERTAVDVDAVVFATPPRALERATGYEWTGETRSLVSVLFGLSASLLDTYELTVADDAPFGRLVEHTNAVDPAAYDGDHLLYAVAPVADQRDERWQQDDDTVARRWGDSLEALFPDFDRQTIQWSTVTRVRDAGPVYEIGSRETVIEHDLADTVAKGCFYAGTASEAQYPNWTVDGAVRAGRRCATLAAVPKSDRK, translated from the coding sequence ATGATCGGGGTCGTCGGTGGCGGCATCGCCGGGCTCGTCGCTGCGCGCGAGTTACGCGAGCGCGGCCGCGAGGTCCAAGTGTTCGAGGCTGGCAACGCGCTCGGCGGACTCGCGGCGACGACGCCGACGGCCGGGGATCCGGTCGGGCGAGTTCCTCTAACGCTATCGGCGGACGACGACGCCGTCGCCGACCTCGCCGACGAGTTGGGCATCGCAGACCGGCTAAAGAGCCGCGACATCAGGCGCGGCCAGTACGTCGACGGCGTCGCCCATTCCCGCACGCGGCTTTCCGAGAAACTCGCGTTCCCGCGTCTGAGCCTACAGGACAAACTGTTCGAGCGCCTGCTGGCCGGCGGCGTCTCGCTGGGGCCGGTCGGCCCACCGACCGATGCCCTCGACGCCCCGGAAACGTACGACGACGTGCCCGCTCTCGCGTTTGTCGATGACCACGCGACGGCGTCGGTCCGCGAGCAGGTCGTCGAGCCGCACCTGCGCGCCGCGTTCGGCGAACGTGCCGAGGTGATTAGCGCGGCGTGGCTGCTCGGCGATCTGGCGCGACGCCGCGCCGACTCCAACAGGAGCACCGATAGCATCGTCTACCCCGAAGGCGGGTTTGCAACGCTGGGCGACGCCCTGATCGCGGGCGTCGGCCGGGAGAACGTCTCGCTGGGTGCTCGCGTCGTCGGCCTCGAGACCACAGGCGGGGACGACGCCGCGGCGCCCGCGGCGTCCGACGGCGAGGGCGACGAAACTGGGTTCGTCTGGAACGACGGTGACGCCGAAGCCGATGGCGGGGATGCCACCGTCGAAGCAGTCGACGCCACCGCAACGGAATCCGACCAGCGCGTCGAGCGATTGCTCGTCGAACGCGACGGCGAGCGCACCGCCGTCGACGTCGACGCCGTCGTGTTTGCGACGCCGCCGCGAGCGCTGGAGCGCGCGACCGGCTACGAGTGGACCGGCGAGACACGCAGTCTGGTCTCGGTGCTCTTTGGCCTCTCGGCGTCGCTGCTCGATACGTACGAACTGACCGTGGCCGACGACGCCCCGTTCGGACGCCTCGTCGAACACACGAACGCCGTCGATCCCGCTGCGTACGACGGCGACCACCTGCTGTACGCCGTCGCACCGGTCGCAGATCAGCGAGACGAGCGCTGGCAGCAGGACGATGACACGGTGGCGCGCCGGTGGGGCGACAGTCTCGAAGCCCTGTTCCCCGACTTCGACCGCCAGACGATCCAGTGGTCGACCGTGACGCGGGTGCGCGACGCCGGCCCCGTCTACGAGATAGGCTCCCGCGAAACGGTAATCGAGCACGATCTGGCTGACACCGTCGCCAAGGGATGTTTCTACGCCGGTACGGCAAGCGAAGCTCAGTATCCAAACTGGACCGTCGACGGCGCGGTGCGGGCCGGACGCCGCTGTGCGACGCTGGCTGCAGTACCCAAGAGTGACAGGAAGTAA
- a CDS encoding homoserine kinase gives MLTVRAPATSANLGSGFDVFGAALERPADVVRVERAEETTIEMTGAGSEFIPEDPEKNTAGAVAEALDAPARIKIDKGVRPASGLGSSAASAAGAALALNELYDRGLSRSELVPVAAEGEALVSGEAHEDNVAPALLGGFTIAADEGVTRVDASIPLVVCLPDIVVSTRDARRVVPDTAAVEDVVDTVGRAARLTTGMHRNDPEMVGSGMEDRIVTPARAELIDGYDEVREAALAAGATGVTVSGAGPGVIAACYESDRREIAGAMLDAFDDAGVESRAYQTRIGDGATIH, from the coding sequence ATGCTCACAGTGCGAGCCCCCGCGACGAGCGCGAACCTCGGTAGCGGGTTCGACGTGTTCGGGGCCGCACTCGAACGACCCGCCGACGTGGTCCGGGTCGAACGCGCCGAGGAGACCACGATCGAGATGACCGGCGCCGGCAGCGAGTTCATCCCCGAAGATCCCGAGAAAAACACCGCAGGCGCCGTCGCCGAGGCCCTCGATGCCCCCGCCCGAATCAAGATCGACAAGGGCGTCCGGCCGGCCTCCGGTCTTGGATCGTCGGCGGCCAGCGCCGCCGGCGCCGCGCTCGCGCTCAACGAACTGTACGACCGCGGGCTCTCCCGCTCGGAGCTCGTGCCGGTCGCTGCCGAGGGCGAGGCGCTCGTCTCCGGCGAGGCCCACGAGGACAACGTCGCGCCTGCCCTGCTCGGCGGCTTTACCATCGCGGCCGACGAGGGCGTCACCCGCGTCGACGCCTCGATCCCGCTGGTCGTCTGCCTCCCCGATATCGTCGTCTCGACGCGAGATGCCCGCCGCGTCGTCCCCGATACCGCGGCCGTCGAGGACGTGGTCGACACGGTCGGCCGGGCTGCCAGACTCACGACTGGGATGCACCGTAACGATCCCGAAATGGTCGGCAGCGGCATGGAAGATCGGATCGTCACGCCCGCCCGCGCGGAGCTGATCGACGGCTACGACGAGGTCCGCGAAGCCGCCCTTGCGGCCGGTGCGACCGGCGTCACCGTCAGCGGCGCCGGGCCCGGCGTGATCGCGGCCTGCTACGAATCCGACCGCCGCGAGATCGCCGGCGCGATGCTCGACGCGTTCGACGACGCCGGCGTCGAGAGCCGCGCCTACCAGACTCGAATCGGCGACGGCGCGACGATCCACTGA
- a CDS encoding lycopene cyclase domain-containing protein: MRPDISVFGRYTYLLTEVVWGTVALGLLARAGALRRAAATVLALYPIAYVWDWYTLEVGVFDIKLRTGRELFGIPVEEHLFMIVVPSLVVGIHETLHDRWS, encoded by the coding sequence GTGCGACCCGATATCTCCGTGTTCGGCCGATACACGTACCTCCTGACGGAGGTCGTCTGGGGAACCGTCGCGCTGGGACTGCTCGCGCGGGCGGGAGCGCTCCGTCGCGCCGCCGCGACCGTCCTCGCGCTGTACCCCATCGCGTACGTCTGGGACTGGTACACGCTCGAAGTCGGCGTGTTCGACATCAAGCTCCGGACCGGTCGGGAGCTATTTGGTATCCCGGTCGAGGAGCACCTGTTCATGATCGTGGTGCCCTCGCTGGTCGTCGGCATCCACGAGACGCTTCACGATCGCTGGTCCTGA
- a CDS encoding HalOD1 output domain-containing protein, translating into MATNARREIGVEREIENPSVSTAVIEAIADAESVEPTELDLTLYEAVDVDALERLCRDSDRHLVLEFEIGTYRVRVRGSKSVIVEPQ; encoded by the coding sequence ATGGCGACGAATGCTCGGCGGGAGATCGGCGTCGAACGCGAGATCGAGAACCCGTCCGTTAGCACCGCTGTGATCGAAGCGATCGCGGACGCCGAGTCCGTCGAACCGACCGAACTGGACCTGACGCTGTACGAGGCCGTCGACGTGGACGCGCTCGAGCGACTCTGTCGGGACAGCGACCGGCATCTCGTGCTGGAGTTCGAGATCGGGACGTACCGCGTTCGTGTTCGGGGCTCGAAATCGGTGATCGTCGAGCCCCAGTGA
- the trpD gene encoding anthranilate phosphoribosyltransferase gives MKDYIERVTEGEDLTQDEARAAASAVFEGATEAQIGALLSALRAKGETETEIAGFAEGMRDAARTIDPDRQPLVDTCGTGGDDYNTINVSTTSAIVASGAGVPVAKHGNYSVSSNSGSADVLEEVGVNVEAEPPAVEEAIEDDGIGFMLAPVFHPAMKAVIGPRKELGMRTIFNVLGPLTNPAGADAQIVGVYDPDLVPVLAEALARMGVESALVVHGSGMDEIAVHDQTLVAEVQNGDVEEYVLTPADLGLSVHDIEAVAGGTPAENAEDMRGIVEGEIDGAKREIILANAGAAIYIAGEAASLEAGVEAAREAIDSGAAAEKLADLRGDV, from the coding sequence ATGAAGGACTACATCGAGCGCGTCACGGAAGGTGAGGATCTAACTCAAGATGAAGCGCGTGCGGCCGCGAGCGCGGTGTTCGAGGGCGCAACCGAGGCCCAGATCGGTGCGCTGCTGTCGGCGCTGCGGGCGAAGGGCGAAACCGAGACCGAGATCGCCGGCTTCGCCGAGGGGATGCGCGACGCCGCGCGGACGATCGATCCCGACCGGCAACCGCTGGTCGACACCTGCGGCACCGGCGGCGACGACTACAACACGATCAACGTCTCGACGACGAGCGCGATCGTCGCCAGCGGCGCCGGCGTACCCGTCGCCAAGCACGGCAACTACTCGGTGTCATCGAACTCCGGCAGCGCGGACGTGCTCGAAGAAGTCGGCGTCAATGTCGAGGCCGAACCGCCCGCTGTCGAGGAAGCCATCGAGGACGACGGCATCGGCTTCATGCTCGCGCCCGTGTTCCACCCCGCGATGAAGGCCGTGATCGGCCCGCGCAAGGAACTCGGCATGCGGACGATCTTCAACGTGCTCGGCCCGCTGACCAACCCCGCGGGCGCCGACGCCCAGATCGTCGGCGTGTACGACCCCGACCTCGTGCCTGTGCTCGCCGAGGCGCTCGCTCGGATGGGCGTCGAGAGCGCGCTCGTGGTCCACGGCTCCGGAATGGACGAGATCGCGGTCCACGACCAGACGCTCGTCGCCGAAGTCCAGAACGGCGACGTCGAGGAGTACGTGCTGACGCCCGCCGATCTCGGGCTCTCGGTCCACGACATCGAGGCCGTCGCCGGCGGCACGCCCGCCGAGAACGCCGAGGACATGCGCGGCATCGTCGAGGGGGAGATCGACGGCGCCAAGCGCGAGATCATTCTGGCCAACGCCGGCGCCGCCATCTACATCGCGGGCGAGGCGGCGTCGCTGGAAGCCGGCGTCGAGGCCGCTCGCGAGGCGATCGACTCGGGCGCCGCGGCCGAGAAGTTGGCCGACCTCCGCGGGGATGTATGA
- a CDS encoding phosphoribosylanthranilate isomerase, which produces MSPDSRPTRVKICGSTHEHDVSAAVDAGADAVGVIADVPVDTPREVDAERARELLAAVPPLVTGVLVTMSETPDDAIDLVDTVEPDAVQLHGDLSPEAAATVADTVSASTIKAVDADEPERCLAYDDAVDALLVDSVDAEGGGGTGDTHDWERTREAVTDAESPVILAGGLTPENVAEAVETVSPFGVDVASGVERERSESDARQGVERTDEVERSERNADGRKDADAVARFVANATGRPEVLAR; this is translated from the coding sequence ATGAGCCCCGATAGCCGCCCGACGCGTGTGAAAATCTGCGGTTCGACCCACGAGCACGACGTTTCGGCGGCCGTCGACGCCGGCGCCGACGCGGTCGGCGTGATCGCGGACGTGCCGGTCGATACACCCCGCGAGGTCGACGCCGAGCGCGCTCGGGAACTGCTCGCTGCGGTCCCGCCGCTCGTCACCGGCGTGCTCGTGACGATGTCCGAGACGCCCGACGATGCGATCGACCTCGTAGACACCGTCGAACCCGACGCCGTCCAGCTCCACGGCGATCTCTCGCCCGAGGCGGCCGCGACGGTTGCCGACACCGTCTCGGCGTCGACGATCAAGGCGGTCGACGCCGACGAGCCGGAGCGCTGTCTCGCCTACGACGACGCTGTAGACGCCTTACTTGTCGACTCGGTCGACGCCGAGGGCGGCGGCGGCACCGGCGATACCCACGACTGGGAGCGCACGCGCGAGGCCGTCACCGACGCCGAGTCGCCCGTGATCCTCGCCGGCGGGCTGACGCCGGAGAACGTCGCAGAGGCCGTCGAAACCGTCTCACCGTTTGGTGTCGACGTGGCCAGCGGAGTTGAGCGCGAACGTAGTGAGAGCGATGCACGTCAGGGAGTGGAACGGACTGACGAAGTTGAGCGTAGCGAGCGCAACGCTGACGGCCGCAAGGACGCCGACGCGGTGGCCCGCTTCGTGGCGAACGCGACCGGCCGACCGGAGGTGCTCGCCCGATGA
- the trpE gene encoding anthranilate synthase component I: protein MSADLTPGREKFGQHVADATRGDDGTDAAVVRTTVDLDIETTPLSAYAALTGRTTDCPPAEYAFLLESAGKTASSDPDGAFRPTAASADRHARFSFVGYDPAAVVTVDPDETDVEVLGDDRYDDLIDPTDGDATETLRSALPDAELAGFENGDRRQLDGGLVGFLSYDAVYDLWLDEVGVDHPDSRFPDAQFVLNTKTLVFDEVAETLSLVFTPVVRPDDDVDAIYDDLVTEAERVAEVLDAAADPECGPFVRDREDAGPQAEYEDAVRAAKEHVLDGDIYQAVVSRKRELYGDVDPLGFYRALRDVNPSPYMYLLGYDDLTVVGASPETLVSVEDETVTANPIAGTCSRGASPVEDRRLAGEMLADGKERAEHTMLVDLARNDVRRVSESGSVRVDEFMNVLKYSHVQHIESTVTGRLSPDADAFDATRASFPAGTLSGAPKIRAMEIIDDLEREARGLYGGGVGYFSWTGDADVAIVIRTATIEHGADEDRITVQAGAGLVADSDPTAEYEETEQKMDGVLTALDRIERDPDADGEATPKDADDGAAPKNADATTEPEVSR from the coding sequence ATGAGCGCCGACCTGACGCCCGGACGAGAGAAGTTCGGCCAGCACGTCGCGGACGCGACCCGCGGCGACGACGGAACTGACGCGGCCGTCGTCAGAACGACGGTCGATCTCGACATCGAGACGACGCCGCTATCGGCCTACGCCGCGCTGACAGGGCGGACGACCGACTGCCCGCCTGCCGAGTACGCCTTTCTGCTGGAGAGCGCCGGCAAGACGGCGTCCAGCGATCCCGACGGCGCGTTCCGTCCGACGGCGGCCTCGGCCGACCGCCACGCCCGGTTTTCGTTCGTCGGCTACGACCCCGCCGCCGTCGTGACGGTCGACCCCGACGAGACTGATGTCGAGGTGCTCGGCGACGACCGATACGACGACCTGATCGATCCCACCGACGGCGACGCCACCGAAACGCTGCGCTCGGCGCTCCCGGACGCCGAACTCGCGGGCTTCGAGAACGGCGACCGGCGCCAGCTCGACGGCGGCCTCGTCGGCTTTCTGTCCTACGACGCCGTCTACGACCTCTGGCTCGACGAGGTCGGTGTCGATCACCCCGACTCGCGGTTCCCCGACGCCCAGTTCGTGCTCAACACGAAGACGCTCGTGTTCGACGAGGTCGCCGAGACGCTCTCGCTGGTGTTCACGCCGGTCGTCCGCCCCGACGACGATGTCGATGCGATCTACGACGACCTCGTCACCGAGGCCGAGCGCGTCGCAGAGGTGCTCGACGCCGCTGCCGATCCCGAATGTGGCCCGTTCGTGCGCGACCGGGAGGACGCCGGACCGCAAGCGGAGTACGAGGACGCCGTCCGCGCGGCCAAAGAGCACGTGCTCGACGGCGACATCTATCAGGCCGTCGTCTCCCGCAAGCGCGAGCTGTACGGGGATGTCGACCCGCTGGGATTCTACCGAGCGCTCCGAGACGTCAACCCCTCGCCGTACATGTATCTGCTCGGCTACGACGACCTGACCGTCGTCGGCGCCAGCCCCGAGACGCTCGTCTCGGTCGAGGACGAGACGGTCACTGCAAACCCCATCGCGGGCACCTGCTCGCGCGGGGCGAGTCCCGTCGAGGACCGCCGACTCGCCGGCGAGATGCTCGCCGACGGCAAGGAACGGGCCGAGCACACGATGCTCGTCGATCTGGCGCGCAACGACGTGCGCCGGGTCAGCGAATCCGGCTCCGTTCGGGTCGACGAGTTCATGAACGTGCTCAAATACTCGCACGTCCAGCACATCGAGAGCACCGTCACCGGTCGTCTCTCGCCCGACGCCGACGCCTTCGACGCGACGCGGGCGTCGTTCCCCGCGGGGACGCTCTCGGGCGCGCCCAAGATCCGCGCGATGGAGATCATCGACGACCTCGAACGCGAGGCACGCGGCCTCTACGGCGGCGGCGTGGGCTACTTCTCGTGGACCGGCGACGCCGACGTTGCGATCGTCATCCGAACCGCGACGATCGAGCACGGCGCCGACGAGGACCGGATCACAGTGCAGGCCGGTGCCGGACTGGTCGCAGACAGCGATCCGACCGCCGAGTACGAGGAGACCGAGCAGAAGATGGACGGCGTGCTGACCGCGCTCGATCGGATCGAGCGCGACCCGGACGCCGATGGTGAGGCGACGCCGAAGGATGCCGACGACGGAGCGGCGCCGAAGAACGCCGATGCGACGACCGAACCGGAGGTGAGTCGATGA
- the trpG gene encoding anthranilate synthase component II — protein MSDAGGQTTDDDVAVAAASDGLRVLFVDNFDSFTYNLVEYVEEALLASSDHANSDDSEDVRGHTETKVVRNTASIDEIRAFDPDAVIISPGPGHPKNDRDVGVTMDVLRDLSPDVPTLGVCLGLEAAVYAYGGTVGRAPDPIHGKASSIDHDETGVFAGLDQGLRGGRYHSLVATEVPECFEVTATAEHGDEELVMGIRHREHPIECVQFHPESVLTSAGHDIIENFLSTVQ, from the coding sequence ATGAGCGACGCCGGAGGGCAGACGACCGACGACGATGTCGCCGTCGCCGCGGCGTCCGACGGGCTGCGGGTGCTGTTCGTCGACAACTTCGACTCGTTCACGTACAACCTCGTCGAGTATGTCGAGGAGGCGTTGCTTGCCTCCTCTGACCACGCAAACTCTGATGATTCTGAAGACGTGCGCGGGCACACCGAAACCAAGGTCGTCCGCAACACCGCGAGCATCGATGAGATTCGCGCGTTCGATCCCGACGCCGTTATCATCAGCCCCGGACCGGGTCACCCCAAGAACGACCGTGACGTCGGCGTCACGATGGACGTGCTGCGCGATCTCAGTCCCGACGTACCGACGCTCGGCGTCTGTCTGGGTCTCGAAGCCGCCGTCTACGCTTACGGCGGGACGGTCGGACGCGCGCCCGATCCGATCCACGGGAAGGCGTCGTCGATCGACCACGACGAAACGGGCGTGTTCGCGGGGCTCGACCAAGGACTTCGCGGCGGCCGCTATCACTCGCTGGTCGCCACCGAAGTGCCCGAGTGTTTCGAGGTGACCGCGACGGCTGAGCATGGTGACGAGGAGCTCGTGATGGGGATTCGCCACCGCGAGCACCCGATCGAGTGCGTCCAGTTCCACCCCGAGAGCGTACTCACTTCGGCGGGCCACGACATCATCGAGAACTTCCTGTCGACGGTGCAGTAG
- a CDS encoding adenosylcobalamin-dependent ribonucleoside-diphosphate reductase — MSDAELTADELTLPIKRTDGDTLEERLTGNAYENILPARYLRKDADGELIESQEDLFERVGKNIALAEAVYEARNQDTEITVTPDQLKPDHPRRDELAAEVFGKGTTADDDAEATLSIYNVNKFAYDTVVPELPDDIQTHVENISEEFQGMMENLDFMPNSPTLMNAGDELQQLSACFVDSPEDDIDDIHQTAKEAAQVFQSGGGMGYAFWRLRPYGDAVGSTGGIASGPITFMRTYDQMCETIAQGGARRGAQMGVMRVSHPDVIQFIHAKNKDVSLAETLRLNDPDDFTHNSFEDALEEARELIDDEGKVPKHLRNAVEGHLSNFNISVGVTDAFMEALKAGEEFTFTNPRTGEPHIATPETKELYDMFGLGEHVEVGEELSIPAQELWDDIVEGAHENGEPGVIYLERVNKEHSFDVEEHPDHRILATNPCGEQPLEEYEACNLGHINLSTLADQQAPDWRVWSAEHADEYDSIEAAVDAFLEEAVDFEEFDRRIEMGTRFLENVVTMSDFPVEKIEQKVREMRKIGLGVMGLAQLYIQLGVEYGSDEGNEIARQVMRHINHGSKWASHELAEERGSFDEWDNSKYANPTEYREWFERQTGLDADEWEDGFAVRNHNTTTIAPTGTTSMVGNTTGGCEPIYNVAYYKNVSDDVQGDEMLVEFDDYFLRVLEENDLDVEAVKQEAQEQMANNAFDGVAGLSTVPDAVGELFVTTGDLSAKQHAGVQVACQEGVDSAISKTVNAPNDSTVADAQDVFEYIYDHGGKGVTYYRDGTRSKQVLTTRAKNTDFADESEAAEALIEQIQDVFGGIEGFLENEDVQAALDRQVEELVDLADGDTDLAEQYAKKRARPDVLHGVTQRIDTGYGKLYVNINEDEDGRPFELFANIGNSGGFTASFTEALAKTISTALRSGVDPEEIADELQGIRSPKVAWDKGEQIQSIPDAVGTAMRRYLDGEIEKAYPQQQSLTELEDEAEARDAAAETEPDGGVAAAEGDAEQTSASQDLIDAGESPECPDCGSLSLYYSEGCKTCESCGWSEC, encoded by the coding sequence ATGAGCGACGCCGAACTGACCGCCGACGAGCTGACCCTGCCGATCAAGCGCACCGACGGCGACACGCTGGAAGAACGGCTGACCGGGAACGCCTACGAGAACATCCTGCCGGCCCGGTACCTTCGTAAGGACGCCGACGGCGAACTGATCGAATCCCAAGAGGATCTCTTCGAGCGCGTCGGAAAGAACATCGCGCTCGCGGAAGCCGTCTACGAGGCGCGCAATCAGGACACCGAGATCACGGTCACGCCCGACCAGCTCAAGCCCGACCATCCCCGCCGCGACGAACTCGCCGCGGAGGTCTTCGGCAAGGGCACTACCGCGGACGACGACGCCGAGGCGACGCTCTCTATCTACAACGTCAACAAGTTCGCCTACGACACCGTCGTCCCCGAACTCCCCGACGACATTCAAACGCACGTCGAGAACATCTCCGAGGAGTTCCAGGGCATGATGGAGAATCTCGACTTCATGCCGAACTCGCCGACCCTTATGAACGCCGGCGACGAACTCCAGCAACTGTCTGCGTGTTTCGTCGACTCGCCCGAAGACGACATCGACGACATCCACCAGACCGCAAAGGAGGCCGCACAGGTCTTCCAGAGCGGCGGCGGCATGGGCTATGCCTTCTGGCGACTGCGCCCCTACGGCGACGCCGTCGGCTCGACCGGCGGCATCGCGTCGGGGCCGATCACGTTCATGCGCACGTACGACCAGATGTGCGAGACGATCGCACAGGGTGGCGCCCGGCGCGGCGCCCAGATGGGCGTCATGCGCGTCTCTCACCCCGATGTCATCCAGTTCATCCACGCGAAGAACAAGGACGTCTCGCTGGCCGAGACGCTGCGCCTGAACGACCCCGACGACTTCACGCACAACTCCTTCGAGGACGCCTTAGAGGAGGCCCGCGAACTCATCGACGACGAGGGCAAGGTTCCCAAGCACCTTCGTAACGCCGTCGAGGGCCACCTCTCGAACTTCAACATCTCCGTCGGCGTCACCGACGCCTTCATGGAGGCGCTGAAAGCCGGCGAGGAGTTCACGTTCACCAACCCCCGCACCGGCGAGCCCCACATCGCCACCCCCGAGACCAAGGAACTGTACGACATGTTCGGGCTCGGCGAGCACGTCGAGGTCGGCGAGGAACTGTCGATTCCGGCCCAAGAACTCTGGGACGACATCGTCGAGGGCGCCCACGAGAACGGCGAACCCGGCGTGATCTACCTCGAACGCGTCAACAAGGAACACTCCTTCGACGTCGAGGAACACCCCGACCACCGGATCCTCGCCACGAACCCTTGCGGCGAGCAGCCCCTCGAAGAGTACGAGGCCTGTAACCTCGGGCACATCAACCTCTCGACGCTCGCAGATCAGCAGGCGCCCGACTGGCGCGTCTGGTCGGCCGAGCACGCCGACGAGTACGACAGCATCGAGGCCGCCGTCGACGCGTTCTTGGAGGAGGCCGTCGACTTCGAGGAGTTCGACCGCCGGATCGAGATGGGCACCCGATTCCTCGAAAACGTCGTTACGATGTCTGACTTCCCGGTCGAGAAGATCGAGCAGAAGGTCCGGGAGATGCGCAAGATCGGCCTCGGCGTCATGGGTCTGGCTCAGCTGTACATCCAGCTCGGCGTCGAGTACGGTAGCGACGAGGGCAACGAGATCGCTCGGCAGGTCATGCGCCACATCAACCACGGCTCGAAGTGGGCCTCCCACGAACTCGCCGAGGAACGCGGCTCCTTCGACGAGTGGGACAACTCGAAGTACGCGAACCCCACCGAGTACCGCGAGTGGTTCGAGCGCCAGACCGGTCTCGACGCCGACGAGTGGGAAGACGGCTTCGCCGTGCGCAACCACAACACGACGACGATCGCCCCCACCGGGACGACCTCGATGGTCGGCAACACCACGGGCGGTTGCGAACCCATCTACAACGTCGCCTACTACAAGAACGTCTCCGACGACGTGCAGGGCGACGAGATGCTCGTCGAGTTCGACGACTACTTCCTCCGCGTTCTGGAGGAGAACGACCTCGACGTCGAGGCGGTCAAGCAAGAGGCCCAAGAGCAGATGGCCAACAACGCCTTCGACGGCGTCGCCGGCCTCTCGACGGTCCCGGACGCGGTCGGCGAGCTGTTCGTCACCACCGGCGACCTCTCGGCCAAACAGCACGCCGGCGTGCAGGTCGCCTGTCAGGAAGGCGTCGACTCGGCGATCTCGAAGACCGTCAACGCGCCCAACGACTCGACGGTCGCGGACGCCCAAGACGTGTTCGAGTACATCTACGACCACGGCGGCAAGGGCGTCACCTACTACCGCGACGGCACCCGCAGCAAGCAGGTGCTGACCACGCGCGCGAAGAACACCGACTTCGCCGACGAGTCCGAGGCCGCAGAAGCGCTGATCGAACAGATTCAGGACGTGTTCGGCGGCATCGAGGGCTTCCTCGAGAACGAGGACGTGCAGGCCGCACTCGACCGACAGGTCGAGGAACTGGTCGATCTCGCCGACGGCGACACCGATCTCGCCGAGCAGTACGCGAAAAAGCGCGCGCGTCCCGACGTGCTCCACGGCGTCACCCAGCGCATCGACACGGGCTACGGCAAGCTCTACGTCAACATCAACGAGGACGAGGACGGCCGGCCGTTCGAGCTCTTTGCCAACATCGGCAACTCCGGCGGCTTCACCGCCTCCTTCACCGAGGCGCTGGCCAAGACGATCTCGACGGCGCTGCGCTCGGGCGTCGACCCCGAGGAGATCGCCGACGAACTGCAGGGCATCCGGTCGCCGAAGGTCGCCTGGGACAAGGGCGAGCAGATCCAGTCGATCCCCGACGCCGTCGGCACCGCGATGCGCCGGTATCTCGACGGCGAGATCGAGAAGGCCTATCCTCAGCAACAGAGCCTCACCGAACTCGAAGACGAGGCAGAAGCGCGTGACGCCGCTGCCGAGACCGAACCCGACGGCGGCGTCGCGGCCGCCGAGGGCGACGCCGAGCAGACCTCGGCGTCCCAAGATCTGATCGACGCCGGCGAGAGCCCCGAGTGTCCCGACTGTGGCTCGCTCTCGCTGTACTACTCCGAAGGCTGCAAGACCTGCGAGTCTTGTGGCTGGTCGGAGTGCTGA